A single genomic interval of Natronolimnobius sp. AArcel1 harbors:
- a CDS encoding O-acetylhomoserine aminocarboxypropyltransferase/cysteine synthase family protein: MSDDSEEPTREFATNSIHAGQEPDPTTGARAPPLYQTTSYQFEDTEHAAALFGLEETGNIYSRIMNPTNAMLEERIATLEGGVGALATSSGMAAFDLATFILADVGDNIVSSSSLYGGTYTYLTHTVEKRGVETKFVDTLDYDAYEEAIDDDTAFVHLETIGNPALVTPDLERIADIAHDHDVPLFVDNTFATPSLCRPLEHGADLVWHSTTKWLHGAGSTVGGVLVDGGSFAWDEGDYPEITEPNPAYHGINFYETFGDMAFSVVARTRGLRDLGNQQSPFDAWVTLQKLESLPLRMEKHCENALVVAEYLEDHDKVSWVTYPGLESHETHDEASEYLDGGYGGMITFGLEGGYDAAETVCNEVDLFSLLANVGDAKSLIIHPASTTHQQLSEEEKLASGVSNDLVRLSVGIEDPADVIADLEAALEQTE, encoded by the coding sequence ATGAGCGACGATTCCGAAGAGCCAACGCGCGAGTTCGCCACGAACAGCATTCACGCCGGCCAGGAGCCAGATCCGACGACCGGCGCGCGTGCGCCGCCGCTGTATCAGACCACGTCCTATCAGTTCGAGGATACCGAGCACGCGGCCGCGCTGTTCGGCTTAGAGGAAACCGGGAACATCTACTCGCGGATCATGAACCCGACGAACGCGATGTTAGAAGAGCGCATCGCGACGCTCGAGGGCGGCGTCGGCGCACTCGCCACGTCCTCCGGGATGGCCGCGTTTGACCTCGCGACGTTCATTTTGGCGGACGTAGGCGACAACATCGTCTCCTCGTCGTCACTGTATGGTGGCACGTACACCTACCTCACCCATACCGTCGAAAAGCGTGGCGTCGAGACGAAGTTCGTCGACACGCTCGATTACGACGCCTACGAGGAGGCCATCGACGATGACACCGCGTTCGTTCACCTCGAGACAATCGGCAACCCTGCACTCGTCACGCCCGACCTCGAGCGCATCGCGGATATCGCCCACGACCACGACGTACCGCTGTTCGTGGACAACACCTTCGCGACGCCGTCTCTGTGCCGCCCGCTCGAGCACGGCGCGGACCTGGTCTGGCACTCGACCACGAAGTGGCTCCACGGCGCTGGCTCGACCGTCGGTGGCGTGCTGGTTGATGGCGGCTCGTTTGCGTGGGATGAGGGCGACTACCCCGAAATTACGGAGCCGAACCCGGCCTATCACGGGATCAACTTTTACGAGACGTTCGGCGACATGGCATTCTCCGTCGTCGCCCGCACGCGCGGTCTGCGCGATCTGGGTAACCAGCAGTCGCCCTTTGACGCCTGGGTCACGCTCCAGAAACTCGAGTCACTCCCACTCCGAATGGAGAAACATTGCGAGAACGCGCTGGTTGTTGCCGAGTATCTCGAAGATCACGACAAGGTCTCGTGGGTCACCTATCCCGGCCTCGAGAGCCACGAAACGCATGACGAAGCCAGCGAGTATCTCGATGGGGGCTACGGCGGGATGATTACCTTCGGCCTCGAGGGCGGCTACGATGCTGCAGAGACGGTCTGTAACGAGGTCGACCTGTTCAGTCTGCTCGCGAACGTCGGTGACGCGAAGTCGCTGATCATCCATCCCGCGAGTACGACCCACCAGCAACTCTCCGAGGAGGAGAAACTCGCAAGCGGCGTTAGCAACGACCTAGTACGGCTCTCTGTCGGCATCGAGGATCCCGCCGACGTGATCGCTGATCTCGAGGCCGCACTCGAGCAGACGGAGTGA
- the gpmI gene encoding 2,3-bisphosphoglycerate-independent phosphoglycerate mutase, with protein sequence MNAALIILDGWGLGDGTSRDAVAAAETPTFDRLAAAGAEGSLEVAGRRVGLPDGQMGNSEVGHLNIGAGRVVYQEYTRIADSIADGSFRENDAINTAFENARENGGRVHFIGLVSDGGVHADQEHLHGLIELAADRGVEAVTHAITDGRDTSPTGGREYLAALEDVVAENGTGHVATVSGRYYAMDRDQNWERTKRAYDAIVEREATYEADSALEAVEQSYERDETDEFVEPTTIRGQPALQDGDSVVWFNFRSDRARQLTRMLADIRPEDWADALETEPPDAEVVMMTQYDKTFDLPIAYPPNQPEQVLGEVLADAGKTQLRIAESEKYAHVTYFLNGGREIEFDGELRQIVESPDVPTYDRQPEMSAPEVTDTAIEHIEADDPDTLVLNYANPDMVGHTGDYEAAIEAVEAVDTQLGRLVDALEDAGAHVLITADHGNADDMGTEENPHTAHTYNKVPLVYLAPDGTDGGRTIREGGTLADIAPTMLELLDISQPPEMTGELLLE encoded by the coding sequence CGAGGTCGCCGGCCGTCGCGTCGGCCTGCCGGACGGACAGATGGGAAACAGCGAGGTCGGCCACCTGAATATCGGGGCCGGCCGCGTCGTCTACCAGGAGTACACCCGCATCGCGGACTCGATTGCAGACGGGTCGTTCCGCGAGAACGACGCGATCAACACGGCCTTCGAGAACGCCCGTGAGAACGGTGGTCGCGTACACTTCATTGGCCTCGTTAGCGACGGCGGCGTCCACGCCGATCAGGAACACCTCCACGGGCTGATTGAACTCGCCGCCGACCGCGGCGTCGAAGCCGTCACCCACGCGATTACGGACGGCCGGGACACCTCGCCCACGGGCGGGCGCGAGTACCTCGCCGCACTCGAGGATGTCGTCGCCGAAAACGGAACTGGCCACGTCGCGACCGTCTCCGGGCGCTACTACGCAATGGACCGCGACCAGAACTGGGAGCGGACGAAACGCGCCTACGACGCCATCGTCGAGCGCGAGGCAACGTACGAAGCCGACTCCGCACTCGAGGCCGTCGAACAGTCCTACGAGCGCGACGAGACCGACGAGTTCGTCGAGCCGACGACGATTCGTGGCCAGCCCGCGCTGCAAGATGGCGATTCAGTCGTCTGGTTCAACTTCCGCTCCGACCGCGCGCGACAGCTGACCCGAATGCTGGCCGATATTCGACCCGAAGACTGGGCGGACGCCCTCGAGACCGAACCGCCGGATGCGGAGGTCGTGATGATGACCCAGTACGACAAGACGTTCGACCTGCCGATTGCGTACCCGCCGAACCAGCCCGAACAGGTGCTTGGCGAGGTGCTCGCCGACGCGGGCAAAACGCAGTTGCGGATCGCCGAATCCGAGAAGTACGCCCACGTCACCTACTTCCTCAATGGTGGCCGCGAGATCGAGTTTGATGGCGAACTCCGCCAGATCGTCGAAAGTCCCGACGTGCCGACCTACGATCGCCAGCCGGAGATGAGTGCCCCCGAGGTGACGGACACGGCGATTGAACACATCGAAGCCGACGATCCGGATACGCTCGTGCTCAACTACGCCAACCCCGATATGGTCGGTCACACCGGCGACTACGAAGCTGCAATCGAGGCCGTCGAAGCCGTCGACACCCAGTTGGGACGCCTCGTCGATGCACTCGAGGACGCGGGCGCACACGTTCTCATCACCGCCGACCACGGCAACGCCGACGATATGGGAACCGAGGAGAACCCGCACACGGCCCACACGTACAACAAGGTGCCGCTCGTGTATCTGGCACCCGACGGCACTGACGGCGGCCGAACCATCCGCGAGGGCGGCACCCTGGCGGATATTGCGCCGACGATGCTCGAGTTGCTCGATATTTCCCAGCCGCCGGAGATGACCGGGGAACTGCTGCTCGAGTAG